The nucleotide sequence CTAATACCTAAAGCCTTAGCCAGCTGAATTGCCATCGTGCCAATCCCACTGCTACCTCCATGAATTAATAAGCTCTGATTTTTGGCGAGCGCCCCCTTGATGAACAAATTATACCAGATCGTGAAGCAAACTTCTGGAAGGGCTGCCGCTTGAATAAAATCCAATCCTTTGGGAATTGTTAAAACTTGTTCACATGGCACTATACAGTAATCGGAATAACCACCTCCCGGAGATAAGGCACAGACATGATCTCCCTTCAAAAAACCATCTACTCCTTCACCGATCTCTACAATTTCCCCCGAAACTTCTAGTCCCGGTAGATCACTTGAGTTCTCTGGACGTTTATAAAGACCTTTCCTTTGAAGAACATCAGGGCGATTGACTCCTGCTGCCATGACTTTTATAAGAATTTCACCCTTTGTGGGTTTCGGCCGTGGACGCTCAGTTTCTTTTAACACATCGGGACCACCCATTCCCTTTATCTCAATACAGCGCATGAGCTCATCAGACATATCGTGTACCTACTTAGCCTCTAACTTTTTTAAAAGTAGCTTTGCAACAGCAATCGACGAGCCTGGATTCTGTCCTGTAATCAATTGGCCATCTTGTAGAGTAAAAGAGCTCCAATCTTCTCTTTTTTCGTATTTTGCACCTTTAGCAAGTAATTCATCTTCAAGGAGAAATGGGACTATATCACTCAAACCTACGGCCGCTTCTTCGCTATTACTGAAGCCGGTAAGCTTACAATCCTTGACGAAAGAAGTACCATCATTTTTACTGACCTTCAATAAAACTGCAGTCGCATGACATACCGTAGCAACTGGCTTCCCTTCTTGAAGAAAATCCTCAATTAGCTGAATAGATTTTTTATCATTAGTTAAATCCCATAAAGGACCATGGCCTCCAGGATAAAAAACAGCATCAAAATCAGATGACTTGACTTCAGAAAGTAAGCATGAATTGGCTAATATCTTCAGAGTTTTTTCATCTTTGTCGAGCCGGAGCGTCGCATCTGTTTGGGCATCGACGACTGTACTACTGGGATCGATAGGGATTTGACCTCCCTTAGGACTTGCTAGAGTAATTTTGACACCCGCATCCAATAGCAAATAATATGGCGCAGCAAATTCCTCCGCCCATAATCCGGTTTTTCTACCTGTATCGCCAAGTTGATCGTGAGAAGTCATTACAAATAATACATTCATGTTATATAGCCTTGTTTAATAGTCATTTTAAGAAATTGTCAAAACCTTATGGTCTAAAAAATTCCAATGCAAGAAAATGGAGTTCATACTTACTACAAATGCGGTTAAATATTTCCCAAGACATCAACTGAAGCCATTAGTGTGTGTTTAGCCTATCTAAGCTTTGCTCTAATTGAAATTTTTATATAGATCAAAAAAAAGCGCTTCAGTAAACTGAAGCGCTAAGTGGTGGGGGAAGGATTCGAACCTTCGAAGGCGTAGCCGGCAGATTTACAGTCTGCTCCCTTTGACCGCTCGGGAACCCCACCGGGGTTTTGAGAGCTGAATTATAGATGAGTTTACCTATTCTTCAACTCAAAAAAACGCTTTTAAACTTTAATTTTGCTCAAAAAATCAATCCTATAAGACTCTTAAAGAAACTTCACCAAAATTTGACTTTACACATTCCTACATAAGCGATATGCGCATTACTCAAGCTATTAACAATTTATGACTCGACATATCATTCTTTAAGGTCTAGACATAGTCATGAAAATTAAAACTATCAGCCCAAATAACAAACATTTTGAATCCGTCTGTTTTCATTTAACCCTATGGATCCATCAAGAGTTTGATTACTTCTTATATTTACAACTAAAGTGGGATTTAATCGACCAATACCAACTTGCAAAAACAAGGCATAAGAAAAAGCGGAGCCGCAATCATTTCCCGAAGATTATCATTGCCACCCATAAGGGTGACTTAATTGGTTTTTGCCGGCTCGTAGCCGAGGTACTACCAGAACAAAAAAAAATTGGACCTTGGCTCAGTCAAATGTACATACTAGAAACTCAGCGTAGCAAGGGCTACGGCACAAAAATTATTGAATACGTTGGTTTAGTCGCAAAAAAATTAAAATATAAAACACTGTATCTAAGAACTGAAGATCAAGAAAAATTTTATCAAAAACTTGATTGGCAATTCTTTGAAAAACACAGCGAGAATGACACTGAGTTCACTGTATTGAAAAAAAATCTCTAACCGGATGCTCAACACCTCAAGTAACGAACCTTCCATATTTCGCTCAATGTTAAACGATCGGGTAAGCTATCAACTTACTTGAATATTAATGCTAGAACTGGAAAAAAAACAATACTTCTTTACAATAGGTACATTCATTTTTAAGCATAGTTTTCTTAGACTACAGAGCCTAACTAAGGCTGATTAACTCTGCTTACACAAATTAAAAAACTGTCTGATTTAATTCAGAAGCAAGAACTAAAAGGATTTTTTGATGAAGTACAAAAGTACACGCGGTCAAACTGAAGAACTCTCCTTCATGGATGCTATCCTCACTGGCCAAGCAC is from Lentisphaera profundi and encodes:
- a CDS encoding NAD(P)H-quinone oxidoreductase, with the translated sequence MSDELMRCIEIKGMGGPDVLKETERPRPKPTKGEILIKVMAAGVNRPDVLQRKGLYKRPENSSDLPGLEVSGEIVEIGEGVDGFLKGDHVCALSPGGGYSDYCIVPCEQVLTIPKGLDFIQAAALPEVCFTIWYNLFIKGALAKNQSLLIHGGSSGIGTMAIQLAKALGISVYVTAGTAEKCQACLELGADLAINYREQDFVEMIETKTDGLGVNMILDMVGADYVAKNFSALAQGGHLVNIFFLNGSRVDIDLMPILSKGLTFTGSLLRPQPLELKKKIRDDLEQYVWPLIEAGKMAPVIYKTFSLNEASKAHELMESSRHIGKIILTC
- a CDS encoding type 1 glutamine amidotransferase domain-containing protein → MNVLFVMTSHDQLGDTGRKTGLWAEEFAAPYYLLLDAGVKITLASPKGGQIPIDPSSTVVDAQTDATLRLDKDEKTLKILANSCLLSEVKSSDFDAVFYPGGHGPLWDLTNDKKSIQLIEDFLQEGKPVATVCHATAVLLKVSKNDGTSFVKDCKLTGFSNSEEAAVGLSDIVPFLLEDELLAKGAKYEKREDWSSFTLQDGQLITGQNPGSSIAVAKLLLKKLEAK
- a CDS encoding GNAT family N-acetyltransferase, coding for MKIKTISPNNKHFESVCFHLTLWIHQEFDYFLYLQLKWDLIDQYQLAKTRHKKKRSRNHFPKIIIATHKGDLIGFCRLVAEVLPEQKKIGPWLSQMYILETQRSKGYGTKIIEYVGLVAKKLKYKTLYLRTEDQEKFYQKLDWQFFEKHSENDTEFTVLKKNL